In Candidatus Neomarinimicrobiota bacterium, the genomic stretch CATCCAGGATAGCCCACCGGTTATTCTTCATCATGCCTGAAGAGGGCGTTTTGAAGTCCACGATCTTGATGACCTGAGGCGGAACCGTGTCGATCGGCAGGGAGCCGCCGGTTTCCAGCAGCACCTCATAGCCTTCCGCCAGCAGCCGCTCCATCAGTTCGATAGATTCCGCCTGCATGAGGGGCTCGCCGCCGGTGACCTCCACCAGACGGCAGCCGTAGGTGACCACCTGCCCGATAATCTCGTCGACGGTCATATCCTGGCCCTCGTAGAAGGCATAGGCCGTATCGCACCAGGTGCAGCGGAGGTTGCAGCCGGCGAGGCGCACGAAGACGCAGGACCGCCCGGCATGGGTGGACTCCCCTTGAATACTGTGGAAGATTTCGTTTACCTTCAGCATGCTATGTGGGTGGAATTTAGGATATTATTTCCTGTGGGAGCTGGGAAGATAAACCGCAAGGGCGCGAAGGATACAAAGGACGCAAAGGAATTGAAGAGACGTAAAAGTCGTGGCCTGGGACTGAGCGGTGCCCCTTCCCTGTAAGCCTGCCGGGAACAGCTGGCGGAGGTGCTGGAGGAGTGGATTAGGTTGAGGATTTCAAGGAATCTTCCACTGCTGGAGAACGCATAAGATGCTGGTTCGTACCTTCCAAATGCTCCTGAAGGTGGTCCTTAATGAGCACACAGCTCGGGTAGGGGCTTTTCTTGAGATGTTTCCTCGTGGATGGGATGAGTAGCCAAAGGGTTCTAATGCTTATTGGGGCAGGGTGCTCAGAACCAGCCGGGTACCCGAGTACCGGTGCGATAACAGACCGCCTCCGAACAGGCACGGGGATATTTTGCCATGCCGATGAGGTCTTCAGAATCGTACAAGACTCAAATAACCCTCCGGAAGGAGAGGCTTTGAAAGCGAGGTCCTTATTCGACTATT encodes the following:
- a CDS encoding radical SAM protein, coding for MLKVNEIFHSIQGESTHAGRSCVFVRLAGCNLRCTWCDTAYAFYEGQDMTVDEIIGQVVTYGCRLVEVTGGEPLMQAESIELMERLLAEGYEVLLETGGSLPIDTVPPQVIKIVDFKTPSSGMMKNNRWAILDDLAPHDEIKFVIGDRKDYDWAREQIEAHQLNERHT